The Arachidicoccus terrestris genome includes the window GATTGGGGAGGCGCACTTTATGCGTGCATTCTATTTTTTTTATTTGGTAAACCTTTATGGTGATGTTCCTCTTACCCTAAGTACTGATTCTAAAATCAATAGAACAATGGGAAGGATGTCAAAGGAGAATGTTTATAAACAGATTATTGCTGATGGATCAGTGGCTAAAACCAACTTGAGCGATGGATACAAGGATGTAACACTAGTTAATAACTCAGAAGAACGTATTAGACCAAATAAAGCAACGGCTGAGGCACTATTAGCTCGAGCGTATCTTTACACAAAAGATTATGTAAATGCCGAAAAATTAAGCACAGAGGTTATTAATAATTCTTTGTATTCACTCATAAATGTAGAAGATGTATTTTTGAAAAACAGCAAAGCAACCATATGGTCTGCTCAGCCTATACAAGCAAATGTTGGCACGTGGGAAGGATATCGTTTTCCACTACCGGCAACAGGTCCGGACGATCAATTTTCTATTTATTTATCTAACAATCTTATTCATTCTTTCGAGCCATATGATTATCGTCTTGCCAAATGGACCGGGAATGTTACTGTAAACGGCATAAAATATTATTATGCTTATAAATATAAGGCAGGTTCGGGAACCACAAATTTGCAGGAATATACTATTGTTTTCAGACTTGCTGAACAATACCTAATCCGTGCAGAGGCAAGAGTTAATTTAGGCAAACTTACGGGCGCAAATAGCGCTGTCAGTGATTTGGATAGTATACGAAATCGCGCCGGCCTGCCGCCTACTACGGTATCTTCTAAAGAAGATCTGTTAAATGCCATCCTACACGAGCGGCAAGTGGAATT containing:
- a CDS encoding RagB/SusD family nutrient uptake outer membrane protein yields the protein MITKYKFLYRITLAAFIFTFISSCRKFIEVDAPVTSINSENVYRHDNTAISVLTGMYAAMYGSVLGDASITSMSLFPELSSDMLSLYNLNDNSLRPYYQNDLNPSVFSSDTHMFWNVCYSQIYIANAAIEGLKASTSLSPSVKKQLIGEAHFMRAFYFFYLVNLYGDVPLTLSTDSKINRTMGRMSKENVYKQIIADGSVAKTNLSDGYKDVTLVNNSEERIRPNKATAEALLARAYLYTKDYVNAEKLSTEVINNSLYSLINVEDVFLKNSKATIWSAQPIQANVGTWEGYRFPLPATGPDDQFSIYLSNNLIHSFEPYDYRLAKWTGNVTVNGIKYYYAYKYKAGSGTTNLQEYTIVFRLAEQYLIRAEARVNLGKLTGANSAVSDLDSIRNRAGLPPTTVSSKEDLLNAILHERQVEFFTEWGHRWLDLKRLGKIDEVMSVVCPKKGGTWASYKALYPIPQSEIDKNPGMNGQQNPGYAD